One segment of Ricinus communis isolate WT05 ecotype wild-type chromosome 8, ASM1957865v1, whole genome shotgun sequence DNA contains the following:
- the LOC8268705 gene encoding uncharacterized protein LOC8268705 → MDKSFTAEDLSTIGGIATVSLLHSFIPTHWLPFSIVGRAQKWTLSRTLLVTAFGAVLHVISTSLLGITAITITNTIAGEETVHKLASLLLVILGGSYVLLFLSGKGGHSHSHNQPMEKMAVAGLVLVPALSPCATTLPVFLAVGNSSSMMVLAIIVLLFSTITVMTSLVALSFYGASQLKFHWVERYDKLLVGSVLCLVGVLTLIFHDHDHDGDGGLSGEHLHRKIIQSL, encoded by the exons ATGGATAAGAGCTTCACTGCTGAAGATCTATCCACGATCGGAGGAATCGCAACAGTTTCGCTTCTTCATTCATTCATTCCAACGCATTGGCTTCCCTTTTCCATTGTCGGGCGTGCCCAGAAATGGACTCTCTCCAGAACCCTCCTTGTTA CGGCATTTGGGGCAGTTTTGCATGTAATATCTACTTCACTTCTTGGTATAACAGCAATCACCATAACAAACACAATTGCTGGGGAAGAAACTGTTCATAAACTCGCTTCACTTTTGCTTGTAATTCTTGGTGGTAGTTACGTATTATTGTTTCTCTCTGGAAAGGGTGGACACAGTCATTCTCACAACCAACCAATGGAAAAAATGGCTGTCGCAGGGCTCGTCCTTGTTCCTGCATTATCCCCTTGTGCTACCACACTTCCAGTTTTTCTTGCTGTTGGAAATTCATCCTCCATGATGGTGCTTGCTATCATAGTGCTACTATTCAG CACTATAACTGTGATGACCTCACTGGTGGCTCTATCATTCTATGGTGCTAGCCAGCTCAAGTTTCATTGGGTGGAGCGATATGACAAACTTCTTGTGGGTTCAGTTTTATGTTTGGTAGGAGTCTTGACACTAATTTTCCATGATCATGATCATGATGGAGATGGAGGTTTGTCAGGAGAGCATTTGCATAGGAAAATCATTCAATCTCTATAA